The proteins below come from a single Xyrauchen texanus isolate HMW12.3.18 chromosome 3, RBS_HiC_50CHRs, whole genome shotgun sequence genomic window:
- the LOC127631707 gene encoding uncharacterized protein LOC127631707 isoform X1, with amino-acid sequence MLLNFPEEVKVFIPLTGHKDNTLMDFMANLKKQFTSLREVDTVDNSDIVLLFCPIVSRAGTDIDAALKKFNDSTVSKPAALVVLHHTFDPEKTVLESSRFVKSVDILTVDCLFNEDSGLLQCLKNSEAINQVVNWLKQQRKKIGVQVCPPQNTWQMSKKRAVMLDKDEVKSDSNKVERNTEEVKVFIPLIGHKDNTLMDFMANLKKLFTSLREVDTVDKSDIVLLFCPIVSRAGTDIEAALKKFNDSTVSKPAALVVLHHTFDPEKTVLESSRFVKSVDILTVDCLFNEDSGLLQCLKNSEAINQVVNWLKQQSMSEKEKPLENTVQEQEASKMNSQLEEGWTTLETLRQETMLPKELQQQTNGEHCYKEEHVRLA; translated from the exons ATGCTATTGAATTTTCCAGAAGAGGTCAAAGTTTTTATACCTTTGACTGGCCACAAAGATAACACTCTCATGGACTTTATGGCCAATCTCAAGAAACAATTTACGTCTCTGAGGGAAGTTGATACTGTGGACAACAGCGACATTGTTTTGCTTTTCTGTCCTATCGTCTCTCGAGCTGGAACTGATATTGATGCAGCACTGAAGAAATTCAATGACTCCACAG TTTCTAAGCCAGCTGCCCTAGTGGTGCTACATCACACATTTGACCCAGAGAAAACTGTACTGGAAAGTAGCAGATTTGTCAAAAGTGTTGACATACTGACAGTGGACTGTCTGTTCAATGAGGATTCAGGATTACTGCAGTGTCTGAAGAATTCTGAAGCAATAAACCAAGTTGTGAACTGGTTAAAACAGCAG AGGAAGAAAATAGGTGTCCAAGTATGTCCACCCCAGA ACACATggcaaatgtcaaaaaaaagagCAGTTATGCTTGATAAG gaTGAAGTTAAATCAGACTCAAACAAGGTTGAAAGGAATACAG AAGAGGTCAAAGTTTTTATACCTTTGATTGGCCACAAAGATAACACTCTCATGGACTTTATGGCCAATCTCAAGAAACTATTTACGTCTCTGAGGGAAGTTGATACTGTGGACAAGAGCGACATTGTTTTGCTTTTCTGTCCTATCGTCTCTCGAGCTGGAACTGATATTGAAGCAGCACTGAAGAAATTCAATGACTCCACAG TTTCTAAGCCAGCTGCCCTAGTGGTGCTACATCACACATTTGACCCAGAGAAAACTGTACTGGAAAGTAGCAGATTTGTCAAAAGTGTTGACATACTGACAGTGGACTGTCTGTTCAATGAGGATTCAGGATTACTGCAGTGTCTGAAGAATTCTGAAGCAATAAACCAAGTTGTGAACTGGTTAAAACAGCAg TCGatgagtgagaaagagaaaccATTAGAGAACACAGTCCAAGAACAGGAAGCCAGTAAAATGAACAGCCAACTAGAGGAGGGATGGACTACACTGGAAACACTCCGTCAGGAGACAATGCTGCCAAAAGAACTACAGCAGCAGACAAATGGTGAACATTGCTATAAAGAAGAACATGTAAGGCTGGCATAA
- the LOC127631707 gene encoding uncharacterized protein LOC127631707 isoform X3, which translates to MDFMANLKKQFTSLREVDTVDNSDIVLLFCPIVSRAGTDIDAALKKFNDSTVSKPAALVVLHHTFDPEKTVLESSRFVKSVDILTVDCLFNEDSGLLQCLKNSEAINQVVNWLKQQRKKIGVQVCPPQNTWQMSKKRAVMLDKDEVKSDSNKVERNTEEVKVFIPLIGHKDNTLMDFMANLKKLFTSLREVDTVDKSDIVLLFCPIVSRAGTDIEAALKKFNDSTVSKPAALVVLHHTFDPEKTVLESSRFVKSVDILTVDCLFNEDSGLLQCLKNSEAINQVVNWLKQQSMSEKEKPLENTVQEQEASKMNSQLEEGWTTLETLRQETMLPKELQQQTNGEHCYKEEHVRLA; encoded by the exons ATGGACTTTATGGCCAATCTCAAGAAACAATTTACGTCTCTGAGGGAAGTTGATACTGTGGACAACAGCGACATTGTTTTGCTTTTCTGTCCTATCGTCTCTCGAGCTGGAACTGATATTGATGCAGCACTGAAGAAATTCAATGACTCCACAG TTTCTAAGCCAGCTGCCCTAGTGGTGCTACATCACACATTTGACCCAGAGAAAACTGTACTGGAAAGTAGCAGATTTGTCAAAAGTGTTGACATACTGACAGTGGACTGTCTGTTCAATGAGGATTCAGGATTACTGCAGTGTCTGAAGAATTCTGAAGCAATAAACCAAGTTGTGAACTGGTTAAAACAGCAG AGGAAGAAAATAGGTGTCCAAGTATGTCCACCCCAGA ACACATggcaaatgtcaaaaaaaagagCAGTTATGCTTGATAAG gaTGAAGTTAAATCAGACTCAAACAAGGTTGAAAGGAATACAG AAGAGGTCAAAGTTTTTATACCTTTGATTGGCCACAAAGATAACACTCTCATGGACTTTATGGCCAATCTCAAGAAACTATTTACGTCTCTGAGGGAAGTTGATACTGTGGACAAGAGCGACATTGTTTTGCTTTTCTGTCCTATCGTCTCTCGAGCTGGAACTGATATTGAAGCAGCACTGAAGAAATTCAATGACTCCACAG TTTCTAAGCCAGCTGCCCTAGTGGTGCTACATCACACATTTGACCCAGAGAAAACTGTACTGGAAAGTAGCAGATTTGTCAAAAGTGTTGACATACTGACAGTGGACTGTCTGTTCAATGAGGATTCAGGATTACTGCAGTGTCTGAAGAATTCTGAAGCAATAAACCAAGTTGTGAACTGGTTAAAACAGCAg TCGatgagtgagaaagagaaaccATTAGAGAACACAGTCCAAGAACAGGAAGCCAGTAAAATGAACAGCCAACTAGAGGAGGGATGGACTACACTGGAAACACTCCGTCAGGAGACAATGCTGCCAAAAGAACTACAGCAGCAGACAAATGGTGAACATTGCTATAAAGAAGAACATGTAAGGCTGGCATAA
- the LOC127631707 gene encoding uncharacterized protein LOC127631707 isoform X4, giving the protein MLLNFPEEVKVFIPLTGHKDNTLMDFMANLKKQFTSLREVDTVDNSDIVLLFCPIVSRAGTDIDAALKKFNDSTVSKPAALVVLHHTFDPEKTVLESSRFVKSVDILTVDCLFNEDSGLLQCLKNSEAINQVVNWLKQQRKKIGVQVCPPQNTWQMSKKRAVMLDKDEVKSDSNKVERNTEEVKVFIPLIGHKDNTLMDFMANLKKLFTSLREVDTVDKSDIVLLFCPIVSRAGTDIEAALKKFNDSTVSKPAALVVLHHTFDPEKTVLESSRFVKSVDILTVDCLFNEDSGLLQCLKNSEAINQVVNWLKQQRKKIGVQVCPPQSRLKSLFFLKYKLFFNICLIL; this is encoded by the exons ATGCTATTGAATTTTCCAGAAGAGGTCAAAGTTTTTATACCTTTGACTGGCCACAAAGATAACACTCTCATGGACTTTATGGCCAATCTCAAGAAACAATTTACGTCTCTGAGGGAAGTTGATACTGTGGACAACAGCGACATTGTTTTGCTTTTCTGTCCTATCGTCTCTCGAGCTGGAACTGATATTGATGCAGCACTGAAGAAATTCAATGACTCCACAG TTTCTAAGCCAGCTGCCCTAGTGGTGCTACATCACACATTTGACCCAGAGAAAACTGTACTGGAAAGTAGCAGATTTGTCAAAAGTGTTGACATACTGACAGTGGACTGTCTGTTCAATGAGGATTCAGGATTACTGCAGTGTCTGAAGAATTCTGAAGCAATAAACCAAGTTGTGAACTGGTTAAAACAGCAG AGGAAGAAAATAGGTGTCCAAGTATGTCCACCCCAGA ACACATggcaaatgtcaaaaaaaagagCAGTTATGCTTGATAAG gaTGAAGTTAAATCAGACTCAAACAAGGTTGAAAGGAATACAG AAGAGGTCAAAGTTTTTATACCTTTGATTGGCCACAAAGATAACACTCTCATGGACTTTATGGCCAATCTCAAGAAACTATTTACGTCTCTGAGGGAAGTTGATACTGTGGACAAGAGCGACATTGTTTTGCTTTTCTGTCCTATCGTCTCTCGAGCTGGAACTGATATTGAAGCAGCACTGAAGAAATTCAATGACTCCACAG TTTCTAAGCCAGCTGCCCTAGTGGTGCTACATCACACATTTGACCCAGAGAAAACTGTACTGGAAAGTAGCAGATTTGTCAAAAGTGTTGACATACTGACAGTGGACTGTCTGTTCAATGAGGATTCAGGATTACTGCAGTGTCTGAAGAATTCTGAAGCAATAAACCAAGTTGTGAACTGGTTAAAACAGCAg AGGAAGAAAATAGGTGTCCAAGTATGTCCACCCCAGAGTAGGTTGAAGTCACTTTTTTTCTTGaagtataaattattttttaacatatgTTTGATTTTATGA
- the LOC127631707 gene encoding uncharacterized protein LOC127631707 isoform X2 — MDNIKEVKVFIPLTGHKDNTLMDFMANLKKQFTSLREVDTVDNSDIVLLFCPIVSRAGTDIDAALKKFNDSTVSKPAALVVLHHTFDPEKTVLESSRFVKSVDILTVDCLFNEDSGLLQCLKNSEAINQVVNWLKQQRKKIGVQVCPPQNTWQMSKKRAVMLDKDEVKSDSNKVERNTEEVKVFIPLIGHKDNTLMDFMANLKKLFTSLREVDTVDKSDIVLLFCPIVSRAGTDIEAALKKFNDSTVSKPAALVVLHHTFDPEKTVLESSRFVKSVDILTVDCLFNEDSGLLQCLKNSEAINQVVNWLKQQSMSEKEKPLENTVQEQEASKMNSQLEEGWTTLETLRQETMLPKELQQQTNGEHCYKEEHVRLA; from the exons AAGAGGTCAAAGTTTTTATACCTTTGACTGGCCACAAAGATAACACTCTCATGGACTTTATGGCCAATCTCAAGAAACAATTTACGTCTCTGAGGGAAGTTGATACTGTGGACAACAGCGACATTGTTTTGCTTTTCTGTCCTATCGTCTCTCGAGCTGGAACTGATATTGATGCAGCACTGAAGAAATTCAATGACTCCACAG TTTCTAAGCCAGCTGCCCTAGTGGTGCTACATCACACATTTGACCCAGAGAAAACTGTACTGGAAAGTAGCAGATTTGTCAAAAGTGTTGACATACTGACAGTGGACTGTCTGTTCAATGAGGATTCAGGATTACTGCAGTGTCTGAAGAATTCTGAAGCAATAAACCAAGTTGTGAACTGGTTAAAACAGCAG AGGAAGAAAATAGGTGTCCAAGTATGTCCACCCCAGA ACACATggcaaatgtcaaaaaaaagagCAGTTATGCTTGATAAG gaTGAAGTTAAATCAGACTCAAACAAGGTTGAAAGGAATACAG AAGAGGTCAAAGTTTTTATACCTTTGATTGGCCACAAAGATAACACTCTCATGGACTTTATGGCCAATCTCAAGAAACTATTTACGTCTCTGAGGGAAGTTGATACTGTGGACAAGAGCGACATTGTTTTGCTTTTCTGTCCTATCGTCTCTCGAGCTGGAACTGATATTGAAGCAGCACTGAAGAAATTCAATGACTCCACAG TTTCTAAGCCAGCTGCCCTAGTGGTGCTACATCACACATTTGACCCAGAGAAAACTGTACTGGAAAGTAGCAGATTTGTCAAAAGTGTTGACATACTGACAGTGGACTGTCTGTTCAATGAGGATTCAGGATTACTGCAGTGTCTGAAGAATTCTGAAGCAATAAACCAAGTTGTGAACTGGTTAAAACAGCAg TCGatgagtgagaaagagaaaccATTAGAGAACACAGTCCAAGAACAGGAAGCCAGTAAAATGAACAGCCAACTAGAGGAGGGATGGACTACACTGGAAACACTCCGTCAGGAGACAATGCTGCCAAAAGAACTACAGCAGCAGACAAATGGTGAACATTGCTATAAAGAAGAACATGTAAGGCTGGCATAA